A stretch of the Notamacropus eugenii isolate mMacEug1 chromosome 2, mMacEug1.pri_v2, whole genome shotgun sequence genome encodes the following:
- the LOC140522030 gene encoding olfactory receptor 5AR1: MDKRNDSVVTEFIFMGITQDPLLQIIFFVVFLAVYLINVVGNIGMMVLIVTDAQLHTPMYFFLCNLSLVDLGYASTIAPRMLADLLTQHRVISFSSCATQFAFFMGYVDAECYVLAAMAYDLFVAICYPLHYSTIMSNRVCLVLTLGSYLAGLVSLTAHTSLTFSLDYCGSNIINHFFCEIPPLLALSCSDTYISEILLFSLCGFIEFSTILIIFISYAFILIAILRVSSAEGRLKAFSACGSHLSGVTLFYGTVMFVYLRPTPAYSLDQDKWAFVFYTVIIPMLNPMIYSLRNKDVKAAFKRLTSRKPQE, encoded by the coding sequence ATGGATAAAAGAAACGATTCAGTTGTGACAGAGTTTATTTTTATGGGCATCACCCAAGACCCACTGCTGCAGATTATCTTTTTTGTGGTGTTTCTTGCTGTCTACCTAATCAACGTGGTAGGCAATATTGGTATGATGGTACTCATTGTGACGGATGCACAACTGCACACTCCCATGTACTTCTTTCTTTGTAATCTCTCTCTCGTAGATCTTGGCTACGCATCTACCATTGCTCCCCGAATGTTGGCCGACTTACTGACCCAACACAGggtcatctccttctccagttgtGCCACCCAATTTGCCTTCTTTATGGGGTATGTGGATGCTGAGTGCTATGTCTTGGCTGCCATGGCATACGACCTGTTTGTGGCCATTTGCTACCCACTTCACTATAGCACTATTATGTCTAACCGCGTTTGTCTGGTCCTTACTCTGGGATCCTACCTTGCTGGACTGGTGAGTCTGACAGCACATACTTCACTCACATTCAGTCTAGATTACTGTGGTTCCAATATCATCAAtcatttcttctgtgaaattCCACCACTCTTGGCTCTCTCTTGCTCAGACACCTACATCAGTGAAATCTTACTCTTCAGCTTATGTGGCTTCATTGAGTTCAGTAccatcctcatcattttcatttcttatgccTTTATCCTTATTGCCATCCTCAGGGTCAGCTCAGCTGAAGGCCGGCTCAAGGCTTTCTCAGCCTGTGGATCTCATCTTAGTGGTGTCACCCTCTTCTATGGGACAGTTATGTTCGTGTATCTTAGGCCAACACCTGCCTACTCTCTGGACCAAGACAAATGGGCTTTTGTGTTCTATACTGTCATTATCCCTATGTTGAACCCCATGATTTACAGTTTGAGGAATAAAGATGTGAAAGCTGCTTTCAAAAGATTGACCAGCAGGAAACCCCAGGAATAA